GAGATGGACGCGTGTCGAACAAGGCGCGCCGCCTGCGTCTCCCCTCCCCCTTGCGGGGAGGGGTAAGGGGCTGGGGGGCGTTGGCATAGGGCTCGACCTATCCTGATGGCCCTCCATCCCTCGGCTTTCCATGAATACGGATGGAGGGTGGGGCGCGATGGCGTGGGTCCCGCCTCATCCTGTACGACCCCCACCCCGTACCCCTCCCCGCAAGGGGGAGGGGATCGGCTGGCGTCGCGTCTCGTACCGGTCGTCGCCATCTCACCGCGCGCCACGGACATAGGGCACGCCGAGCGCCGCCGGCAGGCTGGCTCGCCGGCCGAACAGCACCAGCACCAGGGTCACCGCGGCGAAGGGCAGCATCTGGATCACGTCGGTGGGGATGTCGACGCCGGCGACCTGCAGCGCCGTGGTCATCGACAGGCACGCCCCGAACAGGAGCGCCCCGCCGAGGACCCAGAGCGGGCGCCCGCGCGCCAGCATGGCGAGGACGATGCCGATGAAGCCGGCGCCGTTGGTCATGAACGGGATGAAGATGCCGGCGCCGATCTCGGCCATGAAGGCGCCGCCGAGCCCGGCCAGGGCCCCGGTGGTCAGAACCGCCACCGTCCGGGTGCGAGCCACGTCGACCCCGGCCGAATCGAGCGCTGCCGGCTTGTCGCCCGCCGCCTGCAGCGCCACGCCGAGATGGGTGGAGCGGTAGAGGACGCTCAGCACCGCCACCGCCGCGAGCGCGAGATAGACGATGGCCGGCCGGTCGAACAGCGCCGGCCCGATCACCGGGATCTTCGACAGCAGCGGGATCGGCAGGGTCTCGGCCGCCGGCAGGCGCGGATAGGTCTGGCTGAACTGCACGTGGTGCAGCAGCGCGGTGATGCCTTCTGCCCCGAGCGTCAGGGCGATGCCGATGACGATCTGGCTGAGCCCCAGCCGGACGCAGAACAGCGCCATCAGCGCCGCCACCAGCATGCCGCCGGCGATGCCGCCGAGAAAGCCGAGCCAGATCGAGCCGCTGTCATAGGCGACGAGGAAGCCGCAATAGGCCCCCGTCAGCATCATGCCCTCGATGCCGACATTGAGCACGCCGGCCTTCTCCGACATCTGCTCGCCCAGGCCCGCCAGCAGCAGCGGCAGGCCGGCGGTGATCGCGCCGAGCACCAGCGAGGTGAGGAAGGCTTCGGTGAGCAGGCCCATGGCGCGCCTTCAGCTCCGGATCCGCTCGCGCCGGCGCTGGTCGAGATATTCGGCCAGGGCCAGCACGATCAGCAGGATGGCGACGATCGCCAGGGTGAAGAAGTTCGGCACGCCGAGCCGCCGCGCCGCGCTCTCGCCGCCGATCGACAGGACCGAGAACAGGAAGACGAAGACGATGGCGGCAAAGCCGTTGAAGCGCGCCAGGAACACCAGCGGCACCACGGTGAGGCTGTAGGCCGGGTTCCAGTCGGCGCGGACATTGCCCTGCACGCCGAGGATCTCCACCGCCCCCGCCATCCCCGCCAGCCCGGCCGAGATGGCGAACACCGCCACGGTGAGGCGCGGCACGTTGAGGCCGGCATGGATGGCGGCCGTGGCATTGGCGCCGACGACCCTGAGCTTCAGGCCGAAAGCGGTGCGCGTCATGACCAGGTGCACCGCGACGATGGCGACGAGGCCGATGATCACCCCGCTGGAGATCGTCGTGCCGAACAGCCGCGGCAGCCGGTCGTCGACCACCAGCGTGCGGGTCTGCGGCACCGTCGTGGCGGGATCGCGAAAGGCGAGCTTGACCAGCACATTGGCGAAGGACACGCCGAGGAAGGTCATCATCAGCGTGGTGATGATCTCGTTGACGCCCTGATAGGCGCGCAGCAGCGCCGGCAGCAGCGACCAGGCCGCGCCGACGGCGGCCCCGAGCACCAGGCACAGCACCAGCGTCAGCCAGACCGGCGCCACCGTGGCGAGCAGCGGCCCGGCCGCGGCCACGGTCACCGCGCCGAGCAGGAACTGGCCGTCGCCGCCGAGGTTCCAGATGCCGGCCCGGAAGGCGACGATCAGGCTGGCGGCGAGCAGCAGCAGCGGCGCCATCCGCGTCACCGTCGCCTGCAGGCCGTAGGGCGAGAGCAGCCCGCGCTCCAGCACCGTGGCGTAATAGGCCAGGGGATCGACGCCGAGCGTGAGCAGGATCGCCCCCGAGAGCACCAGCGCCGCGGCGATCGGGCCGAGCGTCATGGCGAT
This portion of the Labrys wisconsinensis genome encodes:
- a CDS encoding putative B6 ABC transporter permease subunit 2, with the translated sequence MSLETLETSAAEPAPGGSAERGAWIRVIAMTLGPIAAALVLSGAILLTLGVDPLAYYATVLERGLLSPYGLQATVTRMAPLLLLAASLIVAFRAGIWNLGGDGQFLLGAVTVAAAGPLLATVAPVWLTLVLCLVLGAAVGAAWSLLPALLRAYQGVNEIITTLMMTFLGVSFANVLVKLAFRDPATTVPQTRTLVVDDRLPRLFGTTISSGVIIGLVAIVAVHLVMTRTAFGLKLRVVGANATAAIHAGLNVPRLTVAVFAISAGLAGMAGAVEILGVQGNVRADWNPAYSLTVVPLVFLARFNGFAAIVFVFLFSVLSIGGESAARRLGVPNFFTLAIVAILLIVLALAEYLDQRRRERIRS
- a CDS encoding putative B6 ABC transporter permease subunit 1; translated protein: MGLLTEAFLTSLVLGAITAGLPLLLAGLGEQMSEKAGVLNVGIEGMMLTGAYCGFLVAYDSGSIWLGFLGGIAGGMLVAALMALFCVRLGLSQIVIGIALTLGAEGITALLHHVQFSQTYPRLPAAETLPIPLLSKIPVIGPALFDRPAIVYLALAAVAVLSVLYRSTHLGVALQAAGDKPAALDSAGVDVARTRTVAVLTTGALAGLGGAFMAEIGAGIFIPFMTNGAGFIGIVLAMLARGRPLWVLGGALLFGACLSMTTALQVAGVDIPTDVIQMLPFAAVTLVLVLFGRRASLPAALGVPYVRGAR